Proteins encoded within one genomic window of Citricoccus muralis:
- a CDS encoding pyrimidine reductase family protein yields the protein MGTKDENVRIDRLWPDPAEDLSPAQLLEHYAFPERQGEAHDWLRVNFVTSLDGAVTRGGVSGPLGTAGDEAVFELLRRQADVVMLGAGTARKEGYGAMVLDDDAVAWRRDRGMPEQPVFALVSGRLDLDPDSPIFTEAPVRPVVYTHRGGTSGAGADGGGLHAERRAALSEVADVVVVGETGLDVGLLRADLRARRLHRVHCEGGPTLFAALLAAGAVDELCLTAAPTVESGLAGRITRGTSAVPTEMELTGVLRCGNELLLRYRTRRA from the coding sequence ATGGGGACGAAGGACGAGAACGTGCGGATCGACCGGCTGTGGCCGGACCCGGCCGAGGACCTGAGCCCGGCGCAGCTGTTGGAGCACTACGCGTTTCCTGAGCGTCAGGGGGAGGCGCACGACTGGTTGCGGGTGAATTTCGTGACGAGTCTCGACGGCGCGGTGACCCGGGGCGGGGTGTCCGGTCCGCTGGGCACCGCCGGGGACGAGGCGGTGTTCGAGTTGCTGCGCCGCCAGGCCGATGTGGTGATGCTCGGGGCCGGCACCGCGCGGAAAGAGGGATACGGGGCCATGGTGCTCGACGACGACGCCGTCGCGTGGCGCCGGGACCGCGGGATGCCTGAGCAGCCGGTGTTCGCGCTGGTGTCCGGCCGGCTCGATCTGGACCCGGACTCGCCGATCTTCACCGAGGCGCCGGTGCGACCGGTGGTGTACACGCATCGCGGTGGAACCAGCGGAGCCGGGGCTGACGGGGGCGGATTGCACGCCGAGCGGCGGGCCGCGCTGAGCGAGGTGGCTGACGTCGTCGTCGTGGGTGAAACGGGGCTTGATGTGGGGTTACTGCGGGCGGATCTGCGTGCTCGCAGGCTGCACCGGGTGCACTGCGAGGGCGGCCCTACCCTGTTCGCCGCGCTGCTGGCGGCCGGGGCGGTGGACGAGCTGTGCCTGACCGCCGCCCCCACCGTCGAGTCCGGGCTGGCGGGGCGGATTACCCGCGGGACGTCCGCCGTGCCCACCGAGATGGAACTGACCGGGGTGCTGCGCTGCGGGAACGAGCTGCTGCTGCGGTACCGGACGCGGCGGGCATAG
- a CDS encoding pyridoxal-phosphate dependent enzyme — MSDSALPADSVAVSAVPTVDDVRSAADVLDGVAHRTPVLTSTRLNRGWSETAGREVQVFLKAENLQRIGAFKFRGAYNALHRLPAGDPVVAYSSGNHAQAVALAARLQGRTATIVMPEDSPAAKLEATLGYGAEVVPYDRYTEDRVAMAEQLAAGTGGHIIPPFDHPHIAAGQGTAALELFEDVAQMSGADRATLDALLVPCGGAGLLAGSLLAAAAVAPECAVYGVEPEAGDDVKQSLERGERVTIPVPQTIADGAQTAQVGAVTFPVVQAHAAGILTVSDAELVDQMRFMATYLKTVVEPTGCLGLAGAQAWLAAGSAGAAGSAEEGPLRIGVVLSGGNIDLDRFAELVRP; from the coding sequence ATGTCTGATTCTGCTCTTCCCGCTGATTCTGTTGCCGTCTCGGCCGTGCCCACTGTCGACGACGTCCGATCCGCCGCGGACGTGCTCGACGGCGTCGCCCACCGCACCCCCGTGCTCACCTCGACGCGACTGAACCGGGGGTGGAGCGAGACGGCCGGGCGCGAGGTGCAGGTGTTTTTGAAGGCCGAGAACCTGCAGCGGATCGGCGCGTTCAAGTTCCGCGGCGCCTATAACGCCCTGCACCGGCTACCCGCCGGGGACCCGGTGGTGGCCTACTCCTCTGGCAACCACGCGCAGGCGGTGGCGTTGGCTGCCCGCCTGCAGGGGCGCACCGCCACCATCGTGATGCCCGAGGACTCCCCGGCGGCCAAGCTGGAGGCCACCCTCGGCTACGGTGCGGAGGTGGTCCCCTATGACCGCTACACCGAGGATCGGGTGGCGATGGCGGAACAGCTCGCCGCCGGCACCGGCGGGCACATCATCCCGCCGTTTGATCACCCGCACATCGCCGCGGGTCAGGGCACGGCCGCCCTGGAGCTGTTCGAGGACGTCGCGCAGATGTCCGGTGCTGACCGGGCCACGCTGGACGCGCTGTTGGTGCCCTGCGGCGGGGCCGGATTGCTGGCGGGGTCGCTGCTGGCGGCGGCTGCGGTGGCCCCGGAGTGCGCGGTGTACGGGGTGGAGCCCGAGGCCGGCGACGACGTGAAGCAGTCGCTGGAGCGCGGCGAACGGGTGACGATTCCGGTGCCGCAGACCATCGCCGACGGCGCGCAGACCGCCCAGGTGGGGGCCGTGACGTTCCCGGTGGTGCAAGCCCACGCTGCCGGGATCCTCACCGTTTCGGATGCCGAACTGGTGGATCAGATGCGGTTCATGGCCACCTACCTGAAAACGGTGGTCGAGCCGACCGGATGCCTGGGCCTGGCCGGAGCCCAGGCGTGGTTGGCTGCTGGGTCTGCGGGCGCTGCTGGGTCTGCCGAAGAGGGACCGTTGCGCATCGGCGTCGTGCTCTCTGGCGGCAATATCGACCTGGACCGGTTCGCCGAGCTGGTGCGCCCATGA
- the folP gene encoding dihydropteroate synthase: MSRTTPGPEQQVRRIGRRTFDFSRQIAVMAVINRTPDSFYDAGVTFELDRAVTAGLRAAEQGADWIDIGGVPFGRGPAVSVHEEIDRVVPVVEAVAAESDVVISVDTYRAEVARAAVQAGAAVVNDTSGLGDPEMAQVVAASGAHVVITHSVGPPREEKPAARFDDVVTEVRDFLEVRMRRAIDAGVPAERIILDPGHDLDKNTLHSLELTRRLDEMVGLGAPVLAAVSNKDFIGEVLDRPKHERGAGSVAAMVACVLAGARIVRMHDVVAAVDAARMTEAILGWRTPVRLEHNTHPTHNV, translated from the coding sequence ATGAGCCGGACGACTCCAGGGCCTGAGCAACAGGTGCGCAGAATCGGGCGGCGCACCTTCGACTTCTCCCGCCAGATAGCGGTGATGGCGGTGATCAACCGCACCCCCGATTCGTTCTACGACGCCGGAGTCACGTTCGAACTGGATCGGGCGGTGACGGCAGGGCTGCGGGCCGCCGAGCAGGGGGCGGACTGGATCGACATCGGCGGCGTGCCGTTCGGGCGCGGGCCCGCAGTATCGGTGCACGAGGAGATCGACCGAGTGGTCCCGGTGGTTGAAGCGGTGGCGGCCGAGTCCGACGTCGTGATCTCCGTGGATACCTACCGCGCCGAGGTGGCTCGGGCGGCGGTGCAGGCCGGGGCCGCCGTCGTGAATGACACCTCCGGACTGGGCGACCCGGAGATGGCTCAGGTGGTGGCGGCATCGGGCGCGCACGTGGTGATCACTCACAGTGTGGGGCCGCCGCGGGAGGAGAAACCGGCGGCGCGGTTCGACGACGTCGTGACCGAGGTGCGGGACTTTCTGGAGGTGCGGATGCGGCGCGCCATCGACGCCGGGGTGCCGGCCGAGCGGATCATCCTCGATCCGGGGCATGACCTGGACAAGAACACGCTGCACTCCCTGGAGCTGACCCGCAGGCTGGACGAGATGGTCGGGCTGGGGGCGCCGGTGTTGGCGGCGGTGTCGAACAAAGACTTCATCGGCGAGGTGCTGGACCGGCCGAAACACGAGCGCGGGGCCGGGTCTGTGGCAGCGATGGTGGCGTGCGTGCTGGCCGGGGCGCGGATTGTGCGGATGCACGACGTCGTCGCCGCGGTGGATGCCGCCCGGATGACCGAGGCGATTCTGGGGTGGAGGACCCCGGTGCGCCTGGAACACAACACGCATCCCACCCACAATGTGTGA
- a CDS encoding Lrp/AsnC family transcriptional regulator: protein MTRDVDEALIQALREDGRATYRELAARLGVQRSLVSTRVRALLDSGQIRIVAAADPAFLGDRALAHVSITGHGDLSALIEGLCARPEIPLVSTTSGPVDVVAEVHAADEAALRETLRWIRGLPGAETVRVNLYTDVVRGTFASHFTGTGTVDLIDTALIEQLRHDGRTSYRDLAEQVRLSQTAVRARVHRMLDARILKISAVVRQDAASDRVKVGVGLNLGGDERSVLAALAESPEVEFTALTLGGFDLIATVAGASPRELFARLDRLKALDAVHRLTSWLHLRTVKEDYSRAVSAARA, encoded by the coding sequence ATGACGCGCGACGTCGACGAAGCCCTCATCCAGGCGCTGCGCGAGGACGGCCGCGCCACCTACCGCGAGCTCGCCGCCCGGCTCGGGGTGCAGCGCTCCCTGGTCTCCACCCGGGTGCGCGCCCTGCTGGATTCGGGCCAGATCCGCATCGTCGCCGCGGCCGACCCGGCGTTTCTCGGCGACCGCGCCCTCGCCCACGTCTCCATCACCGGTCACGGGGACCTGTCCGCGCTCATCGAGGGGCTGTGCGCCCGCCCGGAGATCCCTCTGGTGTCCACAACGTCGGGTCCGGTGGATGTGGTGGCCGAGGTGCACGCCGCCGATGAAGCCGCCCTGCGGGAAACGCTGCGCTGGATTCGCGGGTTACCCGGCGCGGAAACCGTGCGGGTGAACCTCTACACCGACGTCGTGCGCGGTACTTTCGCCTCGCATTTCACCGGAACCGGCACCGTGGACCTCATTGACACCGCCCTCATCGAGCAGCTGCGTCACGATGGTCGCACCAGCTACCGCGACCTCGCCGAGCAGGTCCGGCTCTCCCAGACGGCGGTGCGGGCCCGGGTGCACCGGATGCTCGACGCCCGGATCCTGAAGATCAGTGCGGTGGTGCGCCAGGATGCCGCTTCCGACCGGGTGAAGGTCGGCGTCGGGCTGAACCTGGGCGGGGACGAGCGGTCCGTGTTGGCAGCGCTGGCCGAGAGCCCGGAGGTCGAGTTCACCGCACTCACCCTCGGCGGGTTCGACCTGATTGCCACGGTGGCCGGGGCCTCCCCGCGCGAACTCTTCGCCCGCTTGGACCGGCTCAAAGCGCTCGACGCCGTGCACCGGCTCACCAGCTGGCTGCACCTGCGCACCGTGAAGGAAGACTACTCCCGCGCCGTCTCCGCCGCGCGCGCGTAG
- a CDS encoding amidohydrolase: protein MLVDVILRDARVVTGAGPGTDSPAEVDRMAVLNGRVVAIGDDAAGLTAREVVSLGGRTVLPGFNDAHAHSVWYGMTLIEADLSAVRSLDDVYRVVRSRAADTDPGEWVIASGFNPVLIGGAVPDADALDEASDGRPVWIKHASGHSCQLSGLGMQRAGVGAHLDREIDGGRIVVDETGRATGVLEERAMKLIQDLLLPSSIDTIARALDLATAQYAREGLTSVTDAGVAGGWIGHAPGELAGYQAAREAGTLRTRMQVMPVIDVLQSLGGHDDEPERQGLSGGLRTGWGDDALQLGPVKVFTDGSILGRTAQVTEHYDACPGQHGYLQEDPEVMRARVLAAYAAGWSVALHAVGDAALDLALDIIEEARRRDGARSVPNRVEHGIVVRPDQIDRMARLDVACVMQSSFISTFGEGIRAAVGPERTEWAQPARSVLESGMPLALSSDRPVTAGAPLRGIQSFVERLTEAGREYGHRQRITVQEALAAATVGSAQVTGQRDKGRLVPGQLADVVVLREHPVDVDVSEIHAIPVDATMVGGRFTHRSPEV, encoded by the coding sequence ATGCTGGTTGATGTGATCCTGCGCGATGCCCGGGTGGTTACGGGTGCTGGTCCGGGCACTGATTCGCCCGCAGAGGTGGACCGTATGGCGGTGCTGAACGGGCGCGTGGTGGCGATCGGCGACGACGCCGCGGGGCTGACCGCGCGCGAGGTGGTGTCGCTGGGTGGGCGCACGGTGTTGCCGGGGTTCAACGACGCGCACGCGCACTCGGTCTGGTACGGGATGACCCTGATCGAGGCGGACCTATCGGCGGTGCGCAGCCTGGACGACGTGTACCGGGTGGTGCGCTCGCGGGCGGCAGACACCGACCCGGGGGAATGGGTGATCGCCTCGGGGTTCAACCCGGTGCTGATCGGCGGGGCCGTGCCCGATGCCGACGCCTTGGACGAGGCCTCAGACGGGCGGCCGGTGTGGATCAAGCACGCCTCCGGACACTCCTGCCAGCTCAGCGGGCTTGGCATGCAGCGAGCCGGGGTGGGGGCGCACCTGGACCGGGAGATCGACGGCGGGCGGATCGTGGTGGATGAGACCGGGCGTGCCACGGGGGTGCTCGAAGAGCGCGCCATGAAACTCATCCAGGACCTGCTGTTGCCCAGTTCGATCGACACCATCGCTCGCGCCCTGGACTTGGCCACCGCCCAGTACGCACGTGAGGGGCTGACCAGCGTGACCGACGCCGGGGTGGCCGGCGGGTGGATCGGCCACGCACCCGGTGAGCTCGCCGGCTATCAGGCGGCGCGTGAAGCCGGCACCCTGCGCACCCGGATGCAGGTGATGCCGGTCATCGATGTGCTGCAGAGCCTGGGCGGGCACGACGACGAACCGGAGCGGCAGGGGCTCAGCGGCGGGCTGCGCACCGGCTGGGGTGACGATGCACTGCAGTTGGGACCGGTCAAAGTGTTCACCGATGGGTCGATTCTTGGGCGCACGGCGCAGGTGACCGAACACTATGACGCCTGCCCCGGTCAACACGGCTACCTGCAGGAGGACCCGGAGGTGATGCGGGCCCGCGTGCTTGCCGCCTACGCCGCTGGCTGGTCTGTAGCCCTGCACGCCGTCGGGGATGCCGCTCTGGATCTGGCGCTGGACATCATCGAGGAGGCGCGCCGTCGTGATGGGGCGCGGAGCGTGCCGAACCGGGTGGAGCACGGGATTGTGGTGCGGCCCGACCAGATTGATCGGATGGCCCGGCTCGACGTCGCCTGCGTGATGCAGTCCAGTTTCATCAGCACGTTCGGAGAGGGCATCCGCGCCGCGGTGGGTCCGGAACGCACCGAATGGGCGCAACCGGCGCGCAGCGTGCTCGAATCGGGCATGCCGCTGGCGCTCAGTTCGGATCGGCCGGTCACCGCCGGGGCGCCGTTGCGGGGCATCCAGTCGTTCGTCGAGCGTCTCACTGAAGCCGGTCGGGAGTACGGGCACCGGCAGCGGATCACGGTTCAGGAGGCCCTTGCCGCAGCGACGGTGGGGTCGGCGCAGGTTACCGGGCAGCGTGACAAGGGCCGGCTGGTGCCCGGCCAGCTCGCGGATGTGGTGGTGCTGCGGGAACATCCGGTCGACGTCGACGTCAGCGAGATTCATGCGATTCCGGTGGACGCGACCATGGTGGGCGGCCGATTCACGCACCGCAGCCCGGAGGTGTGA
- a CDS encoding aspartate aminotransferase family protein → MSNTDLHPPTTATAPLVDGPALWPAQAHTPSVLGRQLVIERGEGSYIHTTDGRRLFDGTAGLWHANVGHSHPELAQAAYSQMQRLETYHTFARFTNDQAQALGERLASISPIERSKVILNSGGSDAIDVACKLARRHWQREGRPSKQLILSREFAYHGLHAYGTSIAGLEFNREGYGTESLVPETARVPVHDADALERIIHEIGADTIAAIVTEPVQGTGGVNPPAPGYLDKLQRLARENDILIILDEVITGFGRTGTMFAAERYQVDPDIVTFAKGVTSGYAPLGGILISPRLWEPFYRDSPDTPVFRHGSTYGGHATSAAVALAHLDLLEREQLIPRVRELETVLDQQLSALAERNSAVQDVRVAGLLGGVTLNENLSAERVADEIIELGFISRPLRGNTLQISPPFIISNDELIAFVNAIDEAITTEMTR, encoded by the coding sequence ATGAGCAACACCGACCTGCACCCCCCGACCACCGCCACCGCCCCCCTCGTCGACGGACCCGCCCTCTGGCCGGCCCAGGCGCATACCCCCAGCGTGCTGGGACGTCAGCTCGTCATCGAGCGCGGTGAGGGTTCCTACATTCACACCACCGACGGGCGCCGTCTTTTCGACGGAACCGCCGGGCTCTGGCACGCCAATGTGGGGCATTCCCATCCGGAGTTGGCCCAGGCTGCATACTCCCAGATGCAACGGCTGGAGACTTATCACACCTTCGCCCGCTTCACGAACGATCAGGCCCAGGCCCTGGGTGAGCGCCTGGCCAGCATCTCGCCCATCGAGCGCTCCAAGGTGATCCTGAATTCCGGAGGGTCCGACGCCATCGACGTCGCCTGCAAGCTGGCGCGCCGGCATTGGCAGCGCGAGGGTCGACCCAGCAAGCAGCTCATTCTCAGCCGCGAATTCGCCTATCACGGCCTGCACGCCTATGGCACCTCGATCGCGGGCCTGGAGTTCAACCGTGAAGGCTACGGCACCGAGTCGCTCGTCCCGGAAACCGCGCGGGTTCCCGTGCACGACGCCGACGCCCTGGAGCGCATCATCCACGAGATCGGCGCCGACACCATCGCCGCCATCGTCACCGAGCCCGTCCAGGGCACCGGCGGGGTGAATCCTCCCGCGCCGGGTTACCTCGACAAACTGCAACGGCTGGCCCGTGAGAACGACATCCTGATCATCCTGGACGAGGTGATCACCGGGTTCGGCCGCACCGGCACCATGTTCGCGGCCGAGCGCTACCAGGTCGACCCCGACATCGTGACCTTCGCCAAGGGGGTCACTTCCGGCTACGCGCCCCTGGGCGGCATTCTGATCAGCCCCCGGCTGTGGGAGCCCTTCTACCGGGACTCACCGGACACCCCGGTCTTCCGGCATGGCTCCACCTACGGCGGTCACGCCACCTCCGCTGCCGTCGCCCTGGCGCACCTGGACCTGCTGGAGCGCGAGCAGCTGATCCCGCGCGTCCGCGAACTAGAAACGGTGCTGGACCAACAGCTCTCCGCCCTGGCCGAGCGAAACTCCGCGGTACAGGACGTGCGTGTGGCGGGCCTGCTCGGCGGCGTCACCCTGAATGAAAACCTCTCCGCAGAACGGGTGGCGGACGAGATCATCGAGCTCGGGTTCATCTCCCGGCCGCTGCGCGGCAACACCCTGCAGATCAGCCCGCCATTCATCATCAGCAACGACGAGCTCATCGCTTTCGTGAACGCCATCGACGAGGCCATCACCACGGAAATGACCCGGTAG
- a CDS encoding SDR family NAD(P)-dependent oxidoreductase — MSTGSDERRVALVTGGSSGIGLTIAQRLAADGFQVVVTSRTAGSGHDDGVGQSESGPVLAIAADLTAPGEPAQVVGEVLERFGRLDVLVNNAGRRHAGLIADTPVSEISEVFAINTFAAMAMTSAAVEPLSVRGGAVINVLSRLASVGVATLTTYTASKGALLAYTRGAAVELAPHGIRVNAVAPGMTKTPLIEDWLSDQDDPEGALAAVVSQIPLGRLGTTADTAAAVAYLASDEASYLTGVSIPVDGGYTAQ, encoded by the coding sequence ATGAGCACAGGATCGGATGAGAGGCGCGTGGCGCTGGTGACCGGCGGATCCTCCGGGATCGGGCTGACCATCGCCCAGCGGCTCGCGGCCGACGGGTTCCAGGTGGTGGTGACCAGCCGCACGGCTGGTTCGGGACACGACGACGGGGTGGGGCAGTCGGAGTCTGGACCGGTGCTCGCGATCGCCGCCGACCTGACCGCGCCCGGCGAACCGGCGCAGGTGGTGGGCGAGGTGCTGGAGCGGTTCGGTCGGCTCGACGTGCTGGTCAATAACGCGGGGCGTCGGCACGCGGGTCTGATCGCCGATACTCCGGTGTCCGAGATTTCTGAGGTGTTCGCCATCAACACGTTCGCGGCGATGGCGATGACCTCCGCCGCCGTCGAGCCGCTCTCGGTACGGGGCGGTGCCGTCATCAACGTGCTTTCCCGCCTGGCGAGCGTGGGCGTGGCCACCCTGACCACCTACACCGCCTCGAAGGGTGCGCTGCTGGCCTACACGCGCGGTGCGGCGGTGGAGCTGGCCCCGCACGGGATCCGGGTCAACGCGGTGGCCCCCGGCATGACCAAGACGCCGCTGATCGAGGATTGGCTCTCCGACCAGGACGACCCCGAGGGCGCGTTGGCGGCGGTGGTCTCCCAGATTCCGCTGGGTCGGCTGGGCACCACCGCTGACACCGCGGCGGCCGTGGCGTATCTGGCGTCGGACGAAGCGAGCTACCTCACCGGGGTGTCGATTCCCGTGGACGGCGGATACACCGCGCAGTGA
- a CDS encoding nitrilase-related carbon-nitrogen hydrolase, with translation MKIAVFQETAEPLRIEHNLGLINDAAAAATEQGATLLLTPELFPVGYAPARVRAEVSDDDVAAAHHALEEIARRHAIALVYSLPDDGAPEHRGITATLVDATGQRLAHYQKVHLFGPEERAAFTAGDTPPPVVHYGGRALSLAVCYDIEFPEIARAAATAGAELLLVPTALAGDAPEIPRLLVPARALENRMTVAYANHTGVEDGLDFDGRSVVAGPDGAVLGSLDGAPGLLVVDVGPRPTPGPEGPWYLEDLRPEVHRTWLDAG, from the coding sequence ATGAAAATCGCCGTGTTCCAGGAAACCGCCGAACCATTGCGGATCGAGCACAATCTGGGTCTGATCAACGACGCCGCCGCTGCCGCTACCGAGCAGGGGGCCACGCTGTTGCTCACCCCGGAACTTTTCCCGGTCGGCTACGCGCCCGCGCGCGTGCGGGCCGAGGTGAGTGACGACGACGTCGCCGCCGCGCACCACGCCCTGGAGGAGATCGCCCGTCGTCACGCCATCGCCCTGGTGTACAGCCTGCCCGACGACGGCGCCCCCGAGCACCGCGGCATCACGGCCACCCTGGTGGACGCGACGGGTCAGCGCCTGGCCCACTATCAGAAGGTGCACCTGTTCGGACCCGAGGAGCGTGCCGCCTTCACTGCCGGCGATACCCCGCCACCGGTGGTGCACTACGGCGGCCGCGCTCTGAGCCTGGCGGTCTGCTACGACATCGAGTTCCCAGAGATCGCCCGGGCCGCGGCCACCGCGGGTGCGGAACTGTTGCTGGTGCCCACCGCCCTGGCCGGGGATGCCCCCGAGATTCCGCGGCTGCTCGTGCCGGCCCGCGCCCTGGAGAACCGGATGACGGTGGCCTACGCCAATCACACCGGGGTGGAGGACGGGCTCGATTTCGACGGGCGCAGCGTGGTGGCCGGTCCCGATGGCGCGGTGCTGGGCTCGCTCGACGGCGCCCCCGGGCTGCTCGTCGTCGACGTGGGCCCCCGCCCCACCCCCGGACCGGAGGGACCCTGGTATCTGGAGGACCTACGGCCCGAAGTACACCGGACCTGGCTGGATGCCGGATGA
- a CDS encoding aromatic amino acid transaminase — MLLTQPDLQLDPLWALTAECAADLRLNRLNLVIGVYRDEHGVCPVPQAVQEAELRLASIAATKEYTSPSGNIEFNAGITDLVLGDSDLTQRARSLQAVGGTGALRLLAELLAITGPERTVHLGVPAYVNHVPVLQAAGLRIQEYAIENEGYLNVDAVVEAVRGARAGDVLLLQGACHNPTGLTMPVAVWEQLGHEMNRAGVIPLIDHAYFGLGDGLEEDLAGMRRMLEIVPEGLVAVSASKVWGLYSERTGCAVAVMSNPERGTYVHGVLEVIARAAYSQAPSHGARVVAEVLGDDGLRAQWRAELDQMRERITGLREGLVRGLTAASDAPEWPALADQRGMFLRLPLSPEQMARLRIDHAVYGVPSGRINLAGVPTAAVDRLANAILEVHDRVRDAG; from the coding sequence ATGCTCCTGACGCAACCCGACCTCCAACTCGATCCGCTGTGGGCGCTGACGGCCGAATGTGCCGCCGACCTGCGTTTGAACCGGCTGAACCTGGTGATCGGCGTGTACCGGGATGAGCACGGGGTGTGCCCCGTGCCGCAGGCGGTGCAGGAGGCGGAGCTGCGGCTGGCCTCGATCGCCGCGACCAAGGAGTACACGAGCCCGTCGGGCAATATCGAGTTCAATGCGGGGATCACCGACCTGGTACTGGGCGACAGCGACCTGACCCAGCGGGCGCGCTCGCTGCAGGCGGTCGGCGGGACGGGGGCGCTGCGGCTGTTGGCCGAGCTGTTGGCGATCACCGGCCCGGAGCGCACGGTGCACCTGGGGGTTCCCGCGTACGTGAACCATGTGCCGGTGCTGCAGGCGGCCGGGCTGCGGATCCAGGAGTACGCCATCGAGAATGAGGGGTATCTGAACGTCGACGCCGTCGTCGAGGCGGTGCGGGGCGCGCGGGCCGGGGACGTGTTGCTGTTGCAGGGTGCCTGCCACAATCCGACCGGGCTGACCATGCCCGTGGCGGTGTGGGAGCAGTTGGGACACGAGATGAACCGGGCCGGGGTGATCCCGCTGATTGACCACGCCTATTTCGGGCTGGGCGACGGACTGGAAGAGGACCTGGCCGGGATGCGGCGGATGCTGGAGATCGTGCCGGAGGGACTCGTGGCGGTGAGCGCGTCGAAGGTGTGGGGGCTGTATAGCGAACGCACCGGCTGCGCCGTCGCCGTGATGTCGAACCCGGAGCGCGGTACGTACGTGCACGGGGTGCTCGAGGTGATCGCCCGGGCGGCGTACTCGCAGGCACCTTCGCACGGTGCCCGGGTGGTGGCGGAGGTGCTCGGCGACGACGGGTTGCGCGCGCAGTGGCGTGCCGAGCTGGACCAGATGCGGGAGCGGATCACCGGATTGCGCGAAGGGCTGGTGCGGGGGTTGACGGCGGCCTCGGACGCGCCAGAATGGCCGGCGCTGGCGGATCAGCGGGGGATGTTCTTGCGGTTGCCGCTGAGCCCGGAACAGATGGCCCGGCTGCGCATCGACCACGCGGTGTATGGCGTGCCTTCGGGGCGGATCAACCTGGCGGGGGTGCCCACCGCGGCGGTGGACCGGCTGGCGAACGCGATCCTCGAGGTGCATGATCGGGTGCGCGATGCTGGTTGA
- the speB gene encoding agmatinase: MTPHSDTTAPIGPRDSAQTPRYAGPATFALLPTLDEVGHADIAVAGVPFDSGVSYRPGARFGPNHVRESSRLLRPYNPAQDISPFAVAQVADAGDIVANPFNLDEAVAQVADGARALLERADRLVCIGGDHTIAYPLLKVMAEKHGPVAVLHADAHLDTWDTYFGAPVTHGTPFRRASEEGFIDLTASAHLGTRGPLYGKRDLDEDAALGFQITGSVDIEEHGIAAAIDRLRARLGDAPVYISIDVDVMDPAHAPGTGTPEAGGMTSREMMRVIRELSDLNIVGADVVEVAPAYDHAQLTGIAASHLVYELVSAMSGGQR, encoded by the coding sequence ATGACCCCGCACTCGGATACCACTGCCCCGATCGGCCCCCGGGATTCAGCGCAGACCCCGCGCTATGCCGGGCCCGCCACCTTCGCCCTGCTGCCCACCTTGGACGAGGTCGGCCACGCCGACATTGCGGTGGCCGGGGTGCCCTTCGATTCCGGGGTGAGCTACCGCCCCGGCGCGCGCTTCGGCCCCAACCACGTGCGCGAATCCTCCCGGCTGCTGCGCCCCTACAATCCGGCACAGGACATCTCCCCGTTCGCCGTCGCTCAAGTCGCCGACGCCGGAGACATCGTGGCCAACCCGTTCAACCTGGACGAGGCGGTGGCCCAGGTGGCCGACGGTGCCCGCGCCCTGCTGGAACGCGCTGACCGTCTGGTATGCATTGGCGGCGACCACACGATCGCTTACCCGTTGCTGAAGGTCATGGCCGAGAAGCACGGCCCGGTGGCGGTGCTGCACGCCGATGCGCACCTGGACACCTGGGACACCTACTTTGGCGCCCCGGTCACCCACGGCACCCCGTTCCGCCGCGCTTCCGAGGAGGGGTTTATCGACCTGACCGCCAGCGCCCACCTGGGCACGCGTGGCCCCCTGTATGGCAAGCGGGACCTCGACGAGGACGCCGCACTCGGCTTCCAGATCACCGGCAGCGTGGACATCGAGGAGCACGGTATCGCCGCTGCTATTGACCGGCTGCGCGCCCGATTGGGGGATGCCCCCGTGTACATCTCCATCGACGTCGACGTGATGGACCCGGCCCACGCCCCGGGCACCGGAACCCCCGAGGCCGGTGGGATGACCAGCCGGGAAATGATGCGGGTGATCCGGGAGCTGTCCGACCTGAATATTGTGGGCGCTGACGTCGTCGAGGTGGCCCCGGCGTATGATCACGCCCAGCTCACCGGGATCGCCGCCAGCCACCTGGTGTACGAACTCGTTTCAGCCATGAGCGGAGGACAGCGATGA